Genomic segment of Sodaliphilus pleomorphus:
CGAGGCCACCTTCAGGAAGAGCTGCTCGGGCCCATACTGCCTGTCGCTGGCCACAACGATGGTGTCGCCTATCTCACGGCTCAGCCCCGCCACGCGGTCGGCCATGGGCGAGCCGCTCACCACCCACACGGTGTCGCCGGCCAGGTCGAGCTGCGACTTGATGGCAACTTGCCCCGAGGGCAGCACCCGCTGCACGAGCACCTGCTTGTCGAGCATGACAGGGTCGGTGAAGAGAAACCGCGCTTTGTTCTCGCTGGTGACCGGATACTCGGCGGCAACGAGGTCGTAGTAGCCCTTGTTGAGGGCTTGCAGGGCCGAGGCAAGGGTCACGATGGGGTGAAACTTCATGGGTCGCTTGCTGCGCAAGGCTATCGTGTGCAGCAGCTCGTAGTGAAATCCGACCAGGCTGTCGCCGCGCTTGTAGTAGAAAGTGGGGGAGTAGGCGATGGCAATGTCGAGCGTGTCGCCGCCGCTGTGATGCGTGCCGGCTGTGGCTGGCTGTTGCACAGGGCTCGACGTGCTGCAACGGTGCAGCGCGTACATGCAGGCTATTGCCACTGCAAGCAGTGCAATGAGGATGCCCGCGTTGCCATGTCGTGTCTTGCTGGCTTGCTTTAGCATGATGTTGTGTGAGTTGAAGTTATAGTCGGTTTTTGTCGCAATAGCTGTAGTAGCGGTCCTGGCACACGATGATGTGGTCGACAAGCGGGATGCCCACAGCCTGGCACCCGGCAGCCACCTTTCGCGTGAGAGCATCGTCTTGGGGGCTGGGCGTGGGGTTGTCGCTCGGGTGGTTGTGTGCTATGATGATAGTGTCGGCCAGCTCCTCGATGGCCGCCTTCAATATCATCTTCACATCGCCCACGGTGGCGCTGGTGCCGCCCTGGCTCATGCACTTGAGCCCCAGCACATGCTTGGAGCGGTTGAGAAACACCACCCACAGTTGCTCGTTGGTGTTGTCTTTCATGCGCATGCGCAGGTAGCGATAGGCATCGTCGCTCGATGTGATTTGGGGCCGTTGCTCCACCTTTTCTATCTGGTAGCGGCGTGCAAGCTCGAGGGCTGCTTCAAGCTCGAGGGCCTTGACCTCGCCTATGCCTTTGTAGTTTCTCATCAGCTCCTTGTAGCCCCGTCGGGCAATGTTGTAGAGCTTGCCGCCATTGTCGTTCAAGATGCGCTGGCACAGGTCGACCACGCTCTCGCCCGGCGAGCCGCTGCCCACGATGATGGCAAAGAGCTCGGCTATCGATAGCGCTGCAAATCCTGAGCGCTTGGCTTTCTCGCGCGGTCGGTCGTCGGGGGCCATGTGCACCTTGAGGGTGCGTGTGCCTATGAGGCTGGTGTTGTCGTCGACTTGTTGCTGTTGCATGGCACAGGTGTTTTTATTTTATTTTCCCTTGCGCAGGGCTATTTCCTCGTCGATGTTGCGGCCGTGCCTAAGCATGATTTTCCACACATAGGCCTTGATGAAGCCGCAGCCGTAGCTGCCCAGCTGTATCAGGCTTGTCACAACGGCAAGGCAGGCGATTTTCAAGCTCCTGGTCGAGACGGCGGCGCTCACCCACAGCATGGCGATGTAGAGTGCCAGGGGCAGCACGCACCACCAGTGCCAGGCGATGGCCAGCACAATGAGCAGCGCGCTTCCTGCCACAAACACTGCGGGCAGCGTGTGCACCAGCTTCAACGAGTCGGGATAGAGCAGCTTCAAGGTGATGCGCGACATGCCGAACACGTAGGTTTGCCGGGCAAACGACCGCAGCGTGTTGCGCCGCTTGTGATACACATAGCAGTCGCGAAACAGCGTGATCGAGAAGCCGGCCTTGCGTATGCGGGTGCTCATGTCGATGTCCTCGCTGAACATCTCGCGAAAGCCGCCCACCGTTTCCCACACCTTGCGGCTGTAGCCCATGTTGAACGAGCGGGGCACAAACTTCTCGAGCTGCACCTTGCCGCCGCGTATTCCGCCTGTGGTGAGAAAGGCCGTCATCGAGAAGCTTATGGCCTTCTGCGTGTCGTTGAAGTCGTTGCTGGCAGCATCGGGGCCGCCGAAGCAGTCTACTGGCTTTTGGGCCAGCTCGTGCTTGAGTGTCTTGAAGTAGTCGGCAGGAATCACGCAATCGCTGTCGAAGAAGATGAAGTACTGCCCACGGGCGCGCTCGATGCCGTAGTTGCGGGCTATGCTGCGGCCCTCGTTTTCCTTCCAATAGTAGCGGCAGTCGACCGCACCTGTGTATTTCTCCACAATGTCTTGGCAGCGTTCGGTAGAGCCGTCTTCGACGATAATCGCCTCAAAGTCCTTGTCGCTTTGCCCGGCAAGGCTCTGCATGAGGTCGCTCACCTCGCTGCGACGGTTGTATACAGGTACGATTACTGAAAAATAGGGCATGTCTCGATATTTAACTTGTTTAGCGTATTACGATTTTGCTTGCCTGCCTGCTGGTTGCTGTGGTCATGATGTAGACGCCTTCGGGCAGGATGATTGCGTCATCGTTGCACAGGTTGGCGATGGTCCTCACCAGCTGTCCTGCGGTGTTGTAGATGCGTGCCTGGCCCAGCGGCTCGCTGCATTTCACAACCACGCCGCCGTCGATGTGCAGCAGTGCCAGCGGCTTGTCGGCATTCACGCCGGTCACGCCGTTCACGTCGAGGGTGATGACGTTGCTTGCAGCCGAGGTGTAGCCCAGACGCAATGTTTGCACATAGTAGGTGTGCTTCTCCCCGGCCTTGCGGTCGTTGAACGGGTAACTCGTCTGGTCGGGCGTCATGGTGTAGGTCTCGCTCGAAGTGAGGTTGCCGTTGCCGTCATACACGGTGCGCGTGAGCAGGTAGCTGTCGATCGTGTCGGGGCTGGCCTCCCAGTTGGCTACATAGCTCGAGTCGGTGATGTCGGTGGCCGGGAGGGCTTTCACGGCGCTCAGGCTGGGCACGGGCAGGCAAGTGGCGGCAAGTTCCACCCCTATGCTTCCTGTGAGGCCGCCGTCGCTCAGCAGCAGTTTGGCCTTGTGGCTGCCCAGCGCGGTGGGAGCATAGGTCACTGTGAGCGGATATCCCTCGCTGCTGTTCGCTGCATCGCGGGGTATCTTGGTCACATTGGTCGAAAACATCTCATAGTTGTAGCGGTAGAGTTGCACGCTCAAGTCGTTGGTCAGGTTCTTGCCCTTGATGTAGACGGTGTAGTCGATGCTCTTGCCCAGTGCAACCTCGCCGAAGTCGAGCGAGGTGCCCTGCGTGGGCGTGATGAGCTCGGGCTTGCTGGTCGTGCCGCCGCCGCCACCTGTGGTGTCGTTCGCATTGAACACCTGGCCAGCCTTGTTGCCCCATATGTACTCGGCAAGCTGCGGAAGGTCGATAAAGGGGTTGCGATTGTTCTGTATCTTGTACACGGCATCGTTGCGGCTGGTCTCCTTGTCGCTCACAGGATCGTTGCGGCTCCACTTCATGAGCATGGCAATCGACCAGTCGTTGAGCGTTTTCCACGTGCTGTTGTTCACCATGTAGGTGTATTTCCAGGTGTAGTCTTGGTAGCAGGTGGCCATGTAGAAATAGGTGCGTGCAAAGTCGCCCTTGTAGCGGTCGTCGGGCTCAAATACAGTGCCGCTGCCGCCGCCCTCGCCGCTCACTGGCGTGCCCACCTTGCTCACGCCGTTGTCGAACGTTGCGCTCGACACCTCGCCCAGCGGATGGTTGCTCTTGGCCAGATTGGCAGGCCCGTCGCTGGGATACAGGTGGTTGAGGTCGGTATAGGCATCGACCACCGCGCCGCCCCACCAGCTCTTGGGGAAGGAGTGCTCGCGGTTCATGCCTTTCACGGCCGAGCCACTGCCGTTGTAGTAATAGGCGTTGTCGCTATACATGTCCCACACGCGGCTGTCGTTGTCGGGCATGTGGTCGGTCGAGGGGAAGTAGTACCACAGCGAGTTGTAGGTGACCACCGTGTGAGGTGCTATCAGGTTGTGCACGGCGTCTTTGAGCGCTTGTCCGCTCAAGCCGTTGAGCGATTTGTAGTAGCCTGCCGGTGCCGAGGCACTGGCGTTGAACCGCAGCAGGACCACCGTGGCTGCTATCGTGAGGCAGTAGAATATTTTTCTCATATTGGAGTTTTTTTGTATTGTTCTCTGTGCGAATGGCAAAGTTATGAAAAATAACCGAGACTATGTCGCTTTGCATTGCAAAATCTACCCCCAGGCACATGGCTACTCTCAACTGGCCAGTGCAAAATTAGCGATTTGCCGGAAGAAAACATTCATTGGCACGTTTCACTACTCTCTTGTAAAAAGCAAAAAGCAATTACATGTAAGCCCAGAATGCGGAAAAACGCTTTCATGTTCTATACTGATTCCGAATTTTGCGTTTATGCAACTGCTGGCACGAGGGCGACTGGATGCGAGGGCGCCGCGACACAAAAAAGCCCCCCGCTGCATACTTCTTCTTTTACCAGCGGTGGGGGCTTTGTTGTTATGGCGTGTGCGTGTGGCTATCGACGGCTGCCATAGGCCTCGAGGGCTTTCTCGAGGAGCAAGACTGCGCGCTTCATGTCTTCGATTTTGAGCACGTAGGCGATGCGCACCTGGTTCTTGCCGGCGCCGGGAGTCACATAGAAGCCCGCGGCAGGGGCCATCATCAGGGTTTCGCCCTCGTAGCTGAAACTGGTGAGGCACCACTTGCAGAAGTCCTCGGCATCGTCGACGGGCAACTGAGCCATGGTGTAGAAGGCTCCCTTGGGCATGGGCGAGTACACGCCTGGTATCTTGTTGAGTCCCTCGACGAGCACGTTGCGGCGGGCTACATACTCATCGTAGGTGTGCTTGAAGTAGGATGCAGGGGCTTGCAGCGAGGCCTCGGCCACGATTTGGCCCAGCAGTGGCGGGCTCAGTCGGGCCTGGCACAGCTTCATGATGGCACCGCGCACGGCAGCGTTCCTGGTCACAACGGCGCCTATGCGTATTCCACACTCGCTGTAGCGCTTCGACACCGAGTCGATGAGGATTGTGTTGTCGTCGATGCCCTCGAGATTCATGGCGCTGAAGTAGGGCGTGCCTGTGTACACATACTCGCGGTACACCTCGTCGCTGAAGAGGTAGAGGTCATATTTCTTCACCAGGTCGCGCAGTTGCATGAGCTCTTGCTTGGAATATACCGAGCCGGTGGGGTTGTTGGGGTTGCATATCATGATGGCCCGTGTCTTGGGCGTGATGAGCTTCTCAAACTCCTCGATGCCAGGCAGGCTGAAACCGTCTTCGATCTTGGTGGTGATGGTGCGCACCACGCAGCCCACACTCTTGGCAAAGGTCATATAGTTGGCATACACAGGCTCGGGGATGATCACCTCGTCGCCAGGGTTCAATGTCGACAGGAAGGAGAAGAAAATGGCCTCGCTGCCGCCTGTGGTGACGATGATGTCGTCGGGCGTGATGTTGATGTTGTACTGGGCGTAGTAGTGCACCAGCTTTTCACGATAGCTGGCAAAGCCCTGCGAGGGCGAGTACTCGAGCACTGTGCGTGTCACGTGCTTGAGCGCGTCGAGCCCCTCCTGCGGGCTGGGCAGGTCGGGTTGACCGATGTTGAGATGGTACACCTTTATCCCGCGCTGCTTGGCAGCGCTTGCCAGGGGAGCCAACTTGCGGATGGGTGACTCCTGCATGTTGAGAGTGCGTTGAGATAATTGTGGCATGTTTTGCGTTAATAAAGTTGTATTTATTAGAAGTTATTTAGTTGTTATGTTTTGTGCATTCAAGCACCTTTTTATGTCGATTTTCTGTATATTAGCGATGGTTGCCAGCCCCTTCACGACAGCTGGCCGTCACTAGATGCGGGTGTAAAGTACGCAAAAATTCTCGACACGGCCAAGCGATACAATCAAAATATTTTCACTTGCCCGAAACACTTCATGCTCGTTGCGTTGGCGTGCTGCACCAAGCAGGCGTGTAAACACAAAAAAATGCATAAAATCGAGACAAAGTTGGCCCCGGTGCTTCAAAAATAGAAAATAATGGAGTAACTTTGCCAAACTATGACATCTAAGTATATCTACGACGAGGAAAGGATCATCGACGAGTTGCACCATCAGTCCACTGTGCGACAGGCCTTCGGCCGGGTGATTGAGCACTACTCTCAACCGCTCTACTGGCAGATACGCCGCATGGTCATCGACCACGACGATGCCAACGATGTGCTCCAGAACACCTTTATCAAGGCCTGGCAGAGCATTGATAATTTCCGCGGCGACGCCAAGCTCTCTACTTGGCTCTACAAGATAGCCATCAACGAGAGTATCACTTTCATCAACAAGAAAAAAGCGCTCAACAACGTCTCGATCGACGATGACGACTCTTTCTTGGTCAACAACCTCGAGGCCGACAAGTACTTCGACGGCGACCAGGCCCAGCAGCGACTGCAGCTGGCCATTGCCAAGCTGCCCGAGAAGCAGCGGCTCGTGTTCAACATGCGCTACTACGACGAGATGAAGTATGAAGACATGAGCGAAATTCTGGGCACTTCGGTAGGGGCGCTCAAAGCTTCTTACCATCATGCAGTTAAGAAAATCGAGGCTTTTTTTTCTGAGAGTGATTAAACTTTTGTTGCTTTCTCAAGTCACATTATCGCAATGAAAAAAGAAGATTCTGAAATATTAAAGAAGTTGGGTAAAAATCCGGGATTCAAGGTGCCGGACAATTACTTTGCCGATTTCAGTAAGAATTTGACAGATTCTCTCCCCGAAATCCACATTACCGAAGAGGAGAAGCCCACATTGTGGTCGCGCATCAGCACCTACGTCTACATGGCGGCCATGTTTGCCGGCATCTGGTGCATGTTCCATGTGTTTGACATCTACAACGGCACAGCCGGCAAGGTCTCTCCCAAGACCGAGATGGCCAGTGGCGTGAAGGGCGACCTCAACACGGTGAAGGCTGCCAAGGCTGCCGACAATGCCAAGATGAGCTACAAGGACAGCATCGAGGCAGGCAGCACAGCTGGCGACAATGCGCCGCTCAAGGTGGCACAATGATGGCCGGCCGGGTTGAGTGAACAAGACGTGGGGCACGGTGCCTCGCCTTCTCAGTCATTTTTCTCTTGCTGTATCGTGCACAGTGCTGCTTTCACCAGGTGAGGGCAACGATACACCCAGCGCAACGACATGTTCTTCGCACGGTGTGCATGCACGCTTTTTCAAGTTGTGAAGTTCATTTTTCTCAGGCAAGCATGCTGAAAACGCATTTAAGAGAGAATAGGCAATAATCATTTCTGAGATTTCTAAGACTAACTTTCTCAATACCTGCAATCCCGTGGCACTTCGGTGTGCGAAGTGCCACGGGATTTTAGTTGTATATATTGCTGCTGCTTCGTGGGCGGTTAGCTGCCCAGGGGCTGGCCTGTGAGCAGCATGGCCAGGATGCGGCTGCGCTTCACTGCATAGATTGCAAGCAGCGTGACGGCAATCACGCAGAAGGCCACGGCAGCACTCAGCACCACCAGGGGCGTCATGCCCAAACCCATGGCCTTGAGCGGCTCTTGCAAGGCCGTGAGCGGAAACAGAAAGAAGTAGTGCAGCAAGTAGATGCCCAGGCTCTCATGACCCAGGAAGTCGAAGTAGCGGGCGGCCACGCCAGGGGTGTGCCCTTGGGTGTGGTACTCGTGCCGTCCCCATGGCTCGACCATGGCCAGTGCAATCACGATGAGTGCCAGGTGCATGAGCGGTGTTGTTGCCAGCGACAGCTCTTGCGAGAGCATGGCGTTGGCACTGTCGACGGCGCTGCCCGAGCCCTGTATCCACCATGGCATGTCCCAGGGATACACGGTGCAATAGAAGGTGAGGGCAAAGACGACGATGGCGGCTGCCACGCACCAGTCGTTGTGCCTGGCGCGGTCAAATGCCGCTTTCATGCGGTGGGCATACACTCCCATGACATACACTGGGAAGAATCGCGTGAGCAGCCCCACACCTGCGTAGTCTACATTGTTTTCCTCGCTTGAGAAAGCCATGCTCAGGGCTATGAGCGCGCCATACACCGCCACAAGCAGCACTGCGTGCATCCAGCCGCGTTTCAGCCTTGAGAGCGCATAGCTCAGCGCGTAGTACAGGAGTGACATTTCAAAGAGGCACAGCGTGAACCAGTAGCCGTCTTTCCAGTAGGATCGGTACAAGCCTGCCAGGTCGTGGCTCAAGGGCGACTGCAGCCCGCTGTGCGGGAAATACAGCACCCATAGCGGGGTGATGACCAGGAACGGGACGATGAGCTGCATGAAACGCTTCTTGATGCTGGGGGCCTTGAACATGGCCTTGTAGGTGAAATACCCGCTCACAAAGAAGAAGATGGGCATGTGCACCTGACCTATGAGCTTGAAAAGGAAGGCCGAGTCGATGCCCCTCACACACATGGTGAGCGCGTGGCCCATGACGACCATGAAGATAGCAATGCCCTTGAGCAGGTCGAAAGTCTCGATGCGTCGTTTCTTGTTGATTGACTGTTGATTCATTGTTTTTTTTTGTCTTCTGAAGTTGATTGTTGTTTAACGTCTATTGGTTGATTCTTTCGATGAGCGACGGGTGGATAAAAGTGGTGGCCACCGCCACAATGCCTGGAATGTTGACCACGACACGCCGGTCGCCCTTCACTCGCACAAATATGCCCTCGGCACCCTCAAACGGGCCTCCCAGTATGCGCACCCGGTCGCCCTGGCTGAAGTCGCCTGGATTGGGGTCGAGATAGATGAGCTGCTCGTCGTGGGTGCCTGCTACGGCGATGAAGCTCTTCATCTGCCTCTCGGGCACAATGATGGGCTTGTGGGTCTCCTGGTTCATGATGTAGCGCACGGGCAGGGCTGTGCTCGCTTTGTACTCGGCCATGCGTGCAGGCTCGATGTTGACAAAGATGAGGTTGTGCACCGATGGCACGAGCTTCTTTATCATGCGGCCTTCTCGCACCATGCGCTTGTATTGCATGGGCACAAAACTGTCGATGCCTCTCGCTTCGAGGTCGCTTTTCACCTTGAGCTCGCGGTTGTAGGTCACCCGCAGCGCATACCACACTTTGTTCTCTTCAGATTTGCTCTCCATCGCTGTGCAAATTTATGGATAAAATGTGGAATTGAGGCCGTGTTGGCGAAATTTTTATTTCCATTTCACGTTATCGATATAGTAAATACATCACATGACTCATGGCAAAGAAAATCGAAAAATGGAAAACTCTCGACACCCGCTACATCATCAGGCGCCCATGGCTCACGGCCCGGGTCGACCGTGTGCAGTTGCCCGACGGGCGCATCAACCCTGAGCACTATGTGCTTGAATATCCCGATTGGGTCAATGTCACTGCCATCACTGCCGAGGGCAAGTTTGTCTTCGTCAGGCAGTACCGCCATGCTTTCGACGACGTCTTCGACGAGCTGTGTGCCGGCGTGAGCGAGAAAGGCGAGCAGCCCGTCGAGGCTGCCCGGCGCGAGCTGCTCGAGGAGACGGGCTATGCCGGCGGCGAGTGGACGCTCACGATGACCATAGGCCAGAACCCCAGCACTTGCAACAATCTCACCTATTGTTTCCTGGCCCAGGGTGTCGAGAAGGTCGGCAGTCAGCACCTCGATGCCAGCGAGGATATCGAGGTCGTGCTCAAGAGCGAGCGAGAGGTCTACGACATGCTTGTGGCCGACGAGATGAAGCAAGCCCTCATGGCCGCACCGCTGTGGCGCTACTTTGCGTTGAAGGGTAAAACTTAATTTTTATGAAATCCTTTGATGCAGTGGCATTGTTTTTGTACTTTTGTGTAAAACAATAAATTTTTTTTAAAGAAAAGAGATGAGTGCAATTCCAATTATGAAAAATTCACACCACGACAATCGCTTGTTTTTACATGCTTGGCGTCGCAACTTGAAATTGTTGCTCAAGTCGCTGGGCATCGTTGTGCAACTGTTGTTGCCACTCACCATGTGGGCCGGAAGCAAGGCCGTGACCCCCGATTTTGATTATCCCAAAACTGTGAGCAAGACGGCCTTGGCCGACCTCAATGCTGCCATTAAGGCTGGCGACGGCAACAAGACCGTCGATGCTCTTGTGCGCTACACCCTGGCCCAGGGCTCCATCTCCAGCGACAACATGGCCGGGATTGTGGCCAAGGTCGACTCGGTCATCGCTCGCGAGACACGGCCCGACTATCGCGCACTGCTCTATAGCCTCGAGGCCCGCATCTTTGCCAGCTATCGCGACCAGTGTGCAGTCTACGATCGTCGCAACGACGAGGCTCAGCTCTCGACCGACTACAGCGAGTGGGACCGCAAGCAGTTTGACAACCGCGTCGACTCGCTTCTGCGCCTGGCGCTGGCCGACGAGGCTGCGCTCAAGAAGTGCCCGGTGGGCCAGTATGGCGGTGTGCTCAAGTATGACCTCCAGGGGTCCCTGTATGTACCCACGCTTTATGAAGCCATCACGACGTGGAACATAAACTTTTCCAATTGTGAGGCCGACAAGGCGGCCTGGGGCAAGGCATGGCTCGACTACGAGAAGCAGCAGGGCAACATTCCGGCCATCATGTATTGCTACGGGTCGGCCAACCCCTACGACGAGTCGCTCGGCGACGTGTATGAGCGATACAAGGACAGCGAGTACAGCGGCTTGCTGCTTGCTCAATGCACCTGGACCGACCAGTACAGCCAGCTCACCAGCTACATGACCCGCTTCAAGGGCAACTCGCGCTATGCGGGCGACATTGAACGCAAGATCAATTCGATCGAGAGAAAAAATGTGTTTGTTGACTTCGGGCAAGAGATTTGCTCTACCGATAGCGTGACAGTGAAAATCTCATCCCGCAATGTGAATCGTGCCACGATCAACCTGTATCGCGTGCCCGATGCTGTGCTCAACAGTGCCAGCTTCAAGAAACGTCATTATTCACGCCCTGTGTCGGAATTGAAACTGGTGGCCTCCCAGCAGGTCGACATTGCGGGCACGGTGCCTTTTGAAAGAGAGGCTGTTGTGAAGTTTTCCCCGTTGCCCTATGGAAAATATACTGTGTTGCCTGAGTTTGAGGCTGGGGGCAAAACAGTTGCCGACGGCGATTACAATGCAATGAACTTGTACATTGTGAGCGACCTTGCCAGCTTCACACTTGGCCAGGCAGGAGAGAAAGACCGCATCTTTGCTGTCGAACTCAAGACGGGAGCACCCCGCGGCGGTGTGAAGGTGAAAGGTGACAAGGGCTTTTCGGGCACCACTGCCAGCGATGGCAGCCTGCAAGTGCCCGATGATATCTACACCTACACCTTGAGCCAGGGCAGCGACAAGTATGGCTCTAAAGCCAATTGCGTCCATTTCTACTACAACGATGCAGTGCCTACCAAGACGATAAGCGGCTACACCGATTTGGGCATCTACCGCCCGGGCGAGACTGTGAAGTTTGCTGCTGTTGTTTATGAGACGGGTGGCGACTTGCGCCAGGTGATTGCTGGTGAAAAGGTGAAGGCTTCTTTAAAAGACCCCAATGGCAAACTGGTCGATTCCATGTGGTGTACAGCCGATGAGTTTGGCCGCATCGAGGGCAGCTTCAAGATACCTGCCGACCGCATGAACGGCCGCTGGTCGATAGCCTTCGGCGGTACATCGGGGCACTCGTCCTATGGCTATGTGACAGTGAACGTGAGCGAGTACAAGACACCCACGTTTACAGTCAGTTTCCCTGATGCAACTGACGCCTATGTGCGCAAGCAGCCTGTGAAAATCACAGGCAAGGTCGAGACCTACTCGGGCATGCCCGTGCAAGGGACCCAGGTTGAGCTGCGGCTCGTGGCCAAGAGCTGGTCGTGGTGGTGGCGCTGGAACAATGGCAATGACGATGATGACGACGAGGTCAACGACACTACTGTGGTGACCGATGCCCAAGGTGTTTTTACTGTCGAGTATCCTGCCCATCTCTTTAAGGAGAATGCCGATGCTGCTGGCGGCAAGATCGATGTCGACAGCTGGCGCAGCTACCAGTTGACTGCACAAGTGACCAATGTGGCGGGCGAGACTCACGAGTCGAGTACCAATTTCATCATCGGTCGCCATCGCGGCTTCACGTTTGCGAGCGAGGAGGTGACGTTGCTCAACGACAAGCCAGTGAAGATGCCTGTGACCTTCAACTCAACCGACGAGAACGACAAAAACGTGCCTTGCACCTACACTCTCTACGACAAGGCCCGCAATCG
This window contains:
- a CDS encoding pyridoxal phosphate-dependent aminotransferase, whose translation is MPQLSQRTLNMQESPIRKLAPLASAAKQRGIKVYHLNIGQPDLPSPQEGLDALKHVTRTVLEYSPSQGFASYREKLVHYYAQYNINITPDDIIVTTGGSEAIFFSFLSTLNPGDEVIIPEPVYANYMTFAKSVGCVVRTITTKIEDGFSLPGIEEFEKLITPKTRAIMICNPNNPTGSVYSKQELMQLRDLVKKYDLYLFSDEVYREYVYTGTPYFSAMNLEGIDDNTILIDSVSKRYSECGIRIGAVVTRNAAVRGAIMKLCQARLSPPLLGQIVAEASLQAPASYFKHTYDEYVARRNVLVEGLNKIPGVYSPMPKGAFYTMAQLPVDDAEDFCKWCLTSFSYEGETLMMAPAAGFYVTPGAGKNQVRIAYVLKIEDMKRAVLLLEKALEAYGSRR
- a CDS encoding transporter substrate-binding domain-containing protein, whose product is MLKQASKTRHGNAGILIALLAVAIACMYALHRCSTSSPVQQPATAGTHHSGGDTLDIAIAYSPTFYYKRGDSLVGFHYELLHTIALRSKRPMKFHPIVTLASALQALNKGYYDLVAAEYPVTSENKARFLFTDPVMLDKQVLVQRVLPSGQVAIKSQLDLAGDTVWVVSGSPMADRVAGLSREIGDTIVVASDRQYGPEQLFLKVASGEVKYAVVNESIARALARSYRGKVDVGTAISFTQFQCWVLRAGNRSLQAFFNSWLRRLKASGDYDRLRAGSMSTTMQAAPMQHNG
- a CDS encoding UpxY family transcription antiterminator, producing the protein MESKSEENKVWYALRVTYNRELKVKSDLEARGIDSFVPMQYKRMVREGRMIKKLVPSVHNLIFVNIEPARMAEYKASTALPVRYIMNQETHKPIIVPERQMKSFIAVAGTHDEQLIYLDPNPGDFSQGDRVRILGGPFEGAEGIFVRVKGDRRVVVNIPGIVAVATTFIHPSLIERINQ
- a CDS encoding RNA polymerase sigma factor, coding for MTSKYIYDEERIIDELHHQSTVRQAFGRVIEHYSQPLYWQIRRMVIDHDDANDVLQNTFIKAWQSIDNFRGDAKLSTWLYKIAINESITFINKKKALNNVSIDDDDSFLVNNLEADKYFDGDQAQQRLQLAIAKLPEKQRLVFNMRYYDEMKYEDMSEILGTSVGALKASYHHAVKKIEAFFSESD
- the radC gene encoding RadC family protein, whose product is MQQQQVDDNTSLIGTRTLKVHMAPDDRPREKAKRSGFAALSIAELFAIIVGSGSPGESVVDLCQRILNDNGGKLYNIARRGYKELMRNYKGIGEVKALELEAALELARRYQIEKVEQRPQITSSDDAYRYLRMRMKDNTNEQLWVVFLNRSKHVLGLKCMSQGGTSATVGDVKMILKAAIEELADTIIIAHNHPSDNPTPSPQDDALTRKVAAGCQAVGIPLVDHIIVCQDRYYSYCDKNRL
- a CDS encoding NUDIX hydrolase, producing the protein MAKKIEKWKTLDTRYIIRRPWLTARVDRVQLPDGRINPEHYVLEYPDWVNVTAITAEGKFVFVRQYRHAFDDVFDELCAGVSEKGEQPVEAARRELLEETGYAGGEWTLTMTIGQNPSTCNNLTYCFLAQGVEKVGSQHLDASEDIEVVLKSEREVYDMLVADEMKQALMAAPLWRYFALKGKT
- a CDS encoding acyltransferase family protein gives rise to the protein MNQQSINKKRRIETFDLLKGIAIFMVVMGHALTMCVRGIDSAFLFKLIGQVHMPIFFFVSGYFTYKAMFKAPSIKKRFMQLIVPFLVITPLWVLYFPHSGLQSPLSHDLAGLYRSYWKDGYWFTLCLFEMSLLYYALSYALSRLKRGWMHAVLLVAVYGALIALSMAFSSEENNVDYAGVGLLTRFFPVYVMGVYAHRMKAAFDRARHNDWCVAAAIVVFALTFYCTVYPWDMPWWIQGSGSAVDSANAMLSQELSLATTPLMHLALIVIALAMVEPWGRHEYHTQGHTPGVAARYFDFLGHESLGIYLLHYFFLFPLTALQEPLKAMGLGMTPLVVLSAAVAFCVIAVTLLAIYAVKRSRILAMLLTGQPLGS
- a CDS encoding endonuclease; the encoded protein is MRKIFYCLTIAATVVLLRFNASASAPAGYYKSLNGLSGQALKDAVHNLIAPHTVVTYNSLWYYFPSTDHMPDNDSRVWDMYSDNAYYYNGSGSAVKGMNREHSFPKSWWGGAVVDAYTDLNHLYPSDGPANLAKSNHPLGEVSSATFDNGVSKVGTPVSGEGGGSGTVFEPDDRYKGDFARTYFYMATCYQDYTWKYTYMVNNSTWKTLNDWSIAMLMKWSRNDPVSDKETSRNDAVYKIQNNRNPFIDLPQLAEYIWGNKAGQVFNANDTTGGGGGTTSKPELITPTQGTSLDFGEVALGKSIDYTVYIKGKNLTNDLSVQLYRYNYEMFSTNVTKIPRDAANSSEGYPLTVTYAPTALGSHKAKLLLSDGGLTGSIGVELAATCLPVPSLSAVKALPATDITDSSYVANWEASPDTIDSYLLTRTVYDGNGNLTSSETYTMTPDQTSYPFNDRKAGEKHTYYVQTLRLGYTSAASNVITLDVNGVTGVNADKPLALLHIDGGVVVKCSEPLGQARIYNTAGQLVRTIANLCNDDAIILPEGVYIMTTATSRQASKIVIR
- a CDS encoding glycosyltransferase, translating into MPYFSVIVPVYNRRSEVSDLMQSLAGQSDKDFEAIIVEDGSTERCQDIVEKYTGAVDCRYYWKENEGRSIARNYGIERARGQYFIFFDSDCVIPADYFKTLKHELAQKPVDCFGGPDAASNDFNDTQKAISFSMTAFLTTGGIRGGKVQLEKFVPRSFNMGYSRKVWETVGGFREMFSEDIDMSTRIRKAGFSITLFRDCYVYHKRRNTLRSFARQTYVFGMSRITLKLLYPDSLKLVHTLPAVFVAGSALLIVLAIAWHWWCVLPLALYIAMLWVSAAVSTRSLKIACLAVVTSLIQLGSYGCGFIKAYVWKIMLRHGRNIDEEIALRKGK